In the Artemia franciscana chromosome 1, ASM3288406v1, whole genome shotgun sequence genome, one interval contains:
- the LOC136037473 gene encoding uncharacterized protein C05D11.13-like: MLSKVEQQDEPLEQRKTRLAVQRERARLGMCNLRQRRRVEEPREQRKTGLEVERENKKRRCVEELPEQRETRLDAERESKKTRLVEELPEPRENRLAAQRDNAKRKHAEESQKQRENRIENQRDNAKRKLA; this comes from the coding sequence atgttatcAAAAGTTGAACAGCAGGACGAACCACtggagcaacgcaaaaccaggcttgcggttcaaagagaaagggccagattaggaatgtgcaatttacgtcaacgaaggcgtgtcgaggaaccacgagagcaacgcaaaaccggACTTGAAGttgaaagagaaaataaaaaaagaaggtgtgtcgaggaactaccagagcaacgcgaaaccagacttgatgctgaaagagaaagtaaaaagacAAGGCTTGTCGAAGAACTACCAGAGccacgtgaaaacaggcttgcggctcaaagagataatgccaaaagaaagcatgccgaggaatcacagaAACAACGAGAAAACAGGATTGAGaatcaaagagataatgccaaaagaaagcttgcctag